In the genome of Persephonella sp. KM09-Lau-8, one region contains:
- the cmr3 gene encoding type III-B CRISPR module-associated protein Cmr3: MKILINPFDTLFFRDGKPFSLGEETIANTLSLPYPSTIYGTILSAYISQKNLPLTQETLNKLKDKLKIVQIALYDEVTKNLLYPAPYDLVYEKETSYSTLYPLYLNDNLLSNISLPKIPIFKEDSTIENFKGFIYQQDFRNYLLNNSNVINKASINEIINTEYKIGIGINQTTNSVEESKLYRIQLTRLRNEENIKIKIFVEFEGLDLNDEGYLKLGGENKIVYYQSLNENIDEGIKAINIDGNSSVFKLYLLTPAVFKNGYLAEWMNSKELQKFKPDWCNEEIKLKLLSISTGKYLSIGGFDLKEKRLKPMNRAIPEGTVYYFETTETDFNKIKKCFHFRSISDYKELRKQGFGITLVGNYINGGFN, translated from the coding sequence ATGAAAATTTTAATAAACCCTTTTGATACACTGTTTTTTAGAGATGGCAAACCTTTTTCTTTAGGTGAAGAAACCATAGCAAATACTTTATCCCTACCATATCCATCTACAATATATGGAACAATATTGTCTGCATATATTTCTCAAAAAAATTTGCCTTTAACCCAAGAAACCCTAAATAAATTGAAAGATAAACTGAAAATAGTACAAATAGCTTTATACGATGAAGTTACTAAAAATCTATTATATCCAGCACCCTATGACTTAGTTTATGAAAAAGAAACAAGTTATTCCACCTTATATCCATTATATTTGAATGACAACCTCCTATCTAATATTAGTTTACCTAAAATTCCTATATTTAAGGAAGATAGTACTATTGAAAATTTTAAAGGATTTATATATCAACAAGATTTTAGGAATTATTTATTAAATAATTCTAATGTAATAAATAAAGCTTCAATAAATGAGATTATTAATACTGAATATAAAATAGGCATTGGAATAAATCAAACTACTAATTCTGTAGAAGAAAGCAAACTATATAGAATTCAATTAACAAGATTAAGAAATGAAGAAAACATAAAAATAAAAATCTTTGTTGAATTTGAAGGATTAGACCTAAATGATGAAGGATATTTAAAATTAGGTGGGGAAAATAAAATAGTTTACTATCAAAGTTTAAATGAAAATATAGATGAAGGGATTAAAGCTATCAATATAGATGGAAACTCTTCTGTTTTTAAACTTTATTTGCTTACACCAGCAGTGTTTAAGAATGGATACTTAGCAGAATGGATGAATTCAAAAGAACTTCAAAAATTTAAACCTGATTGGTGTAATGAAGAGATTAAATTAAAACTTTTATCAATATCTACAGGAAAATACTTATCAATAGGTGGCTTTGACTTAAAAGAAAAAAGACTAAAGCCTATGAATAGAGCAATTCCTGAAGGAACCGTATATTACTTTGAGACTACAGAAACAGATTTCAACAAAATTAAAAAGTGTTTTCATTTCAGGAGCATCAGTGATTACAAAGAGCTAAGAAAACAAGGATTTGGAATTACGCTTGTGGGGAATTACATAAACGGAGGATTTAACTAA
- the guaA gene encoding glutamine-hydrolyzing GMP synthase, giving the protein MEHQGIVILDFGSQYTQLIARRIREIHVYSEILPYNASIEEIKKHNPKGIIFSGGPASVYEPGAPKPDERVYDLGLPILGICYGLQVITQHFGGEVVKAERHEYGRAELEILNHEDLFKNIPNEIHVWMSHGDRVTKLPEGFEPIARTYNAPFAAIRNKEKKIWGVQFHPEVSHTYMGKDILKNFAVEICGCKQDWTMGSFLMEKEVEIRKMVGDKKAICALSGGVDSSVAAVLVHNAIGDNLTCIFVDNGLLRKGEREQVEKTFRDHFHIPLIVVDARERFLNALKGVTDPEQKRKIIGNLFIEIFEEEAKKIPDVEFLVQGTLYPDVIESVSVKGPSAVIKTHHNVGGLPERMNLKLIEPLRELFKDEVRELGKELGLPDEIIYRQPFPGPGLAIRIIGEVNEKDLNILREADAIVVEEVKKAGLYRDLWQSFAVLLPIHTVGVMGDYRTYEKVIAIRAVESTDGMTADWARLPYDLLDRIMRRIINEVQGVNRVVYDITSKPPGTIEWE; this is encoded by the coding sequence TTGGAACATCAGGGGATAGTTATTCTTGATTTTGGATCTCAATATACCCAGTTAATAGCAAGAAGAATTAGAGAAATACATGTTTATAGCGAGATTTTGCCATATAATGCATCTATTGAAGAGATAAAAAAACATAACCCTAAAGGAATTATATTTTCAGGAGGACCTGCTTCTGTTTATGAGCCTGGAGCTCCAAAGCCTGATGAAAGGGTTTATGACCTTGGACTTCCAATACTTGGAATATGCTACGGACTTCAGGTTATAACACAGCATTTTGGCGGAGAGGTTGTAAAAGCGGAAAGACACGAGTATGGAAGGGCAGAACTTGAAATACTAAACCATGAGGATTTATTTAAAAATATTCCAAATGAAATTCATGTCTGGATGTCCCATGGGGACAGAGTAACAAAACTTCCTGAAGGATTTGAACCAATAGCAAGAACATATAATGCACCATTTGCAGCAATTAGGAATAAAGAGAAAAAAATCTGGGGTGTTCAATTCCACCCAGAAGTTTCCCACACATATATGGGCAAGGATATCCTCAAAAACTTTGCTGTTGAGATTTGCGGCTGCAAGCAGGACTGGACAATGGGCAGCTTCCTCATGGAAAAGGAAGTTGAAATTAGAAAAATGGTTGGTGATAAAAAGGCTATATGTGCCCTGTCTGGTGGAGTTGATTCATCTGTAGCAGCTGTTTTAGTCCATAATGCTATTGGAGATAATCTAACCTGTATATTTGTTGATAATGGCCTTTTAAGAAAAGGGGAAAGAGAACAGGTTGAAAAAACATTTAGAGACCATTTTCATATTCCACTGATTGTGGTTGATGCAAGGGAAAGATTTTTAAATGCATTGAAAGGTGTTACAGACCCAGAGCAAAAGAGAAAAATAATAGGAAATCTTTTTATAGAGATATTTGAGGAAGAAGCCAAAAAGATTCCAGATGTTGAGTTTTTAGTTCAGGGAACTCTTTATCCAGATGTTATAGAAAGTGTTTCTGTAAAAGGTCCTTCAGCAGTTATAAAAACTCACCATAATGTTGGTGGACTGCCTGAGAGAATGAACCTGAAACTGATAGAACCGTTAAGAGAACTATTCAAAGACGAAGTTAGAGAGCTTGGGAAAGAGCTTGGTCTTCCAGACGAAATCATATACAGACAACCATTCCCGGGACCAGGACTTGCAATAAGAATAATTGGTGAAGTAAACGAAAAAGACCTGAATATACTCAGAGAAGCAGATGCTATAGTTGTGGAAGAAGTTAAAAAAGCAGGTTTATACAGAGATTTATGGCAGTCTTTCGCTGTTTTGCTTCCTATTCATACTGTTGGTGTTATGGGAGATTACCGAACCTATGAAAAAGTAATTGCAATTAGAGCTGTTGAGTCAACAGATGGAATGACAGCAGACTGGGCAAGACTTCCTTATGACCTGTTAGACCGAATAATGAGAAGAATAATAAATGAGGTTCAGGGAGTTAACAGAGTTGTTTATGATATAACCTCCAAACCTCCCGGAACAATTGAATGGGAATAA
- a CDS encoding lysine 2,3-aminomutase — protein MKYRSYTVHNFREIPQVREKLTPEQQFDIEVVAQVFPFKTNNYVVEKLINWDNPLEDPIFRLTFPQRGMLLDEDYEEIANLLRQNAPKEVIREKANEIRMKLNPHPAGQKYNVPEINGKKLHGAQHKYNETILFFPKQGQTCHAYCSFCFRWPQFVGIDELKFAMKEVELLIEYIKAHPEITDLLFTGGDPLIMKTRLLRQYIEPILEAKIPHLKTIRIGSKALAFWPYRFTTDDDADDLIKLFKEIKEAGYHLAYMAHFNHYQELETEEVKEAVDRILSTGAIIRTQSPILRHINDSAEVWATMWKKQVQMNMIPYYMFMARDTGAQHYFGVPLVRAWEIFRKAYSSVSGIARTVKGPSMSATPGKVRMLGVAEINGEKVMVLDFLQGRNPDWVGKPFFAKYNPEALWLDELEPYGSDQFFYEEELNKMLKLEEVHT, from the coding sequence ATGAAATATAGAAGTTATACTGTGCACAATTTCAGAGAAATACCACAGGTTAGAGAAAAACTTACACCTGAGCAGCAGTTTGATATAGAGGTTGTGGCACAGGTTTTTCCATTTAAAACGAACAACTATGTAGTAGAAAAGCTTATTAACTGGGATAACCCCCTTGAAGACCCTATTTTTAGACTGACCTTTCCCCAGAGAGGAATGCTTCTTGATGAAGATTATGAAGAAATAGCAAATCTATTAAGACAAAATGCTCCTAAAGAAGTAATCAGAGAAAAGGCAAATGAAATTCGTATGAAACTTAATCCTCATCCTGCAGGACAAAAGTATAACGTGCCTGAAATAAATGGTAAAAAACTTCACGGGGCACAGCACAAATACAATGAAACAATCCTGTTTTTCCCAAAACAGGGACAGACCTGTCATGCATATTGCTCATTCTGTTTCAGATGGCCACAGTTTGTTGGAATAGATGAGCTTAAATTTGCAATGAAAGAGGTTGAATTGCTTATTGAATATATAAAGGCTCATCCTGAAATAACAGACCTTCTCTTTACAGGTGGAGACCCACTTATAATGAAAACAAGGCTTTTGAGACAGTATATTGAACCTATACTTGAAGCAAAAATTCCCCATCTCAAAACAATAAGAATTGGTTCCAAGGCACTTGCTTTTTGGCCTTATAGATTTACAACAGATGATGATGCAGATGACCTTATAAAACTATTTAAAGAAATCAAAGAAGCAGGTTATCATCTTGCATATATGGCACATTTTAACCATTATCAAGAGCTTGAAACAGAAGAAGTAAAAGAAGCAGTTGATAGAATACTATCTACTGGGGCCATTATCAGAACACAATCTCCTATTCTTAGACATATAAATGATAGTGCAGAAGTCTGGGCAACTATGTGGAAAAAGCAGGTTCAGATGAATATGATTCCTTATTATATGTTTATGGCAAGGGATACAGGAGCCCAGCATTATTTCGGAGTTCCACTGGTTAGAGCATGGGAGATATTCAGAAAAGCATATAGCTCTGTAAGTGGAATAGCAAGAACTGTTAAAGGACCATCAATGTCAGCAACTCCCGGAAAGGTTAGAATGTTAGGGGTAGCAGAGATAAATGGTGAAAAAGTCATGGTTCTGGACTTCTTACAGGGAAGAAATCCTGACTGGGTAGGAAAACCATTTTTTGCAAAATACAACCCTGAGGCATTATGGCTTGATGAACTTGAACCTTATGGCTCAGACCAGTTTTTCTATGAAGAGGAGCTTAACAAAATGTTAAAATTAGAAGAAGTCCATACATAA
- the cas6 gene encoding CRISPR-associated endoribonuclease Cas6 encodes MRLKLSFTSDIEYITLPLHHNYAIQSMLYKNLPKFLSDFLHDMGFFYKGRPFKLFTFSKIQSEHFIPLKKSRRIKYRTPIGLFISSSVSDITKNLGETFIKKDKVVLGRNTLFLESIEIEPLPEFKEEFYIKTLSPITVYRTFENGKKYYRYYFPQEKDFNELIRKNLAKKYNIITGKEIEDFPIEIQPKNIKKVLFKYKDFPIEAYEGIFKIKTNPEMFKVVYDAGLGAKNSQGFGMIEVVSDI; translated from the coding sequence TTGAGACTAAAGCTTTCTTTTACTTCTGATATAGAATACATAACTTTGCCTTTACACCATAACTATGCGATTCAATCAATGCTATATAAAAATCTACCCAAGTTTCTTTCAGATTTTCTTCATGATATGGGATTTTTTTACAAGGGAAGACCTTTTAAACTTTTTACTTTCTCAAAAATTCAGTCTGAACATTTTATACCTCTTAAAAAATCCAGAAGAATAAAATACAGAACACCTATTGGCTTGTTTATATCTTCTTCTGTCTCAGATATCACAAAAAATTTAGGAGAAACTTTCATAAAAAAAGATAAAGTGGTTTTAGGCAGAAATACTCTTTTTTTAGAATCTATAGAAATAGAGCCTTTGCCAGAATTTAAAGAGGAATTTTATATAAAAACCTTATCCCCTATCACAGTTTATAGAACATTTGAAAATGGAAAAAAGTATTACAGATACTACTTCCCGCAGGAAAAAGATTTTAATGAGCTAATAAGAAAAAATCTGGCAAAAAAATACAATATCATCACAGGAAAAGAAATTGAGGATTTTCCCATAGAAATCCAACCTAAAAATATTAAAAAAGTTCTTTTCAAATATAAAGACTTTCCAATAGAGGCTTATGAAGGAATTTTCAAAATAAAAACAAACCCAGAAATGTTTAAAGTTGTTTACGACGCAGGCTTAGGAGCTAAAAACTCCCAGGGCTTTGGGATGATAGAGGTAGTGTCAGATATTTAG
- the cas10 gene encoding type III-B CRISPR-associated protein Cas10/Cmr2 has protein sequence MTAKNYIFIFTITPVQSFISQARKTRDLFAGSQILSELTKEAVGLAKKKGAEIIIPSGDLDKAHSISNKFVAIFENIKEEDLEIIGKDIEFRTLLHWKNKIAHETLRNIKGNKQSKPKNEKEFSLKFNDHITKYFNIYWLFYPIENNSYENAYKEAEKYLGAIKNVRCFEQFDTEENHRKCSICGERDAIVYREIKFKKDGGTEPAFAYKNSLLLPNNPLIESNEGLCGVCFVKRFYVKNEDSKSHITKKSSNKSAFPSTAKIAFLNVENRASDILKEKLEKYKDKDFLKQENFFNEQLYYEENLTKKYFKDQGLDESKLFEAKSKLQEIYQLAKKEKIPITRYYALIKFDGDSMGKWLSGEYLKDKSQLKDFHKALSYNLLKFAEHSRKYLDGELDGIQKGKTVYAGGDDFLGFINLKYLFEVLEYFRKAFDDLVNCSLVCYKKENKNLTFSAGIVIAHYKDPLSLVLDWVNKLEEEAKSLDEKNAFGIAVLKRSGEIRKAIYKWDKLEYIQNIYRSIVEREEFNSSFITKLEESFKKIFIDFYLYEEENLEKIKEEIELEEKQNFILVESKRVLGKSSNISDKKERKKAINSMNDQLNQLIDYENYDLQNFFGILNIIKFLEREISV, from the coding sequence ATGACAGCTAAGAATTACATTTTCATTTTCACCATAACACCTGTTCAAAGTTTTATATCACAAGCGAGAAAAACAAGAGATTTATTTGCAGGAAGTCAGATTTTATCAGAATTAACAAAAGAAGCTGTCGGCTTAGCAAAGAAGAAAGGTGCTGAAATTATAATACCTAGCGGAGATTTGGATAAAGCTCATTCAATTTCAAATAAATTTGTTGCAATATTTGAAAATATAAAAGAAGAAGATTTGGAAATAATTGGTAAAGATATTGAATTTAGAACTTTACTTCACTGGAAAAATAAAATAGCACATGAAACTTTAAGAAATATAAAGGGAAACAAGCAAAGCAAGCCTAAAAATGAAAAAGAATTTTCACTAAAATTTAACGACCATATAACTAAATACTTCAACATTTATTGGCTTTTTTATCCAATAGAAAATAATTCTTATGAAAATGCTTATAAAGAAGCAGAAAAATATTTAGGAGCTATAAAAAACGTTAGATGCTTTGAACAATTTGATACAGAAGAAAATCATAGAAAATGCTCAATATGTGGAGAAAGAGATGCAATTGTTTATAGAGAGATAAAATTTAAAAAAGATGGTGGAACAGAACCAGCATTTGCATATAAAAATTCTTTATTACTTCCAAACAACCCTCTTATAGAAAGTAATGAAGGACTTTGTGGAGTTTGTTTTGTAAAAAGGTTTTATGTAAAAAACGAAGATTCAAAATCTCACATAACGAAAAAGAGTTCTAACAAATCCGCTTTTCCTTCTACAGCAAAAATAGCTTTCCTCAATGTTGAGAATAGAGCCTCGGATATATTAAAGGAAAAACTAGAAAAATATAAAGATAAAGATTTCTTAAAACAAGAGAATTTCTTTAACGAACAACTCTATTATGAGGAAAATTTAACCAAGAAGTATTTCAAAGACCAGGGATTAGATGAAAGTAAATTATTTGAAGCAAAATCAAAACTTCAAGAAATTTACCAACTTGCAAAAAAAGAAAAAATACCAATAACAAGATACTATGCTCTTATAAAATTTGATGGCGATAGTATGGGAAAATGGCTAAGTGGAGAGTATTTGAAAGATAAAAGTCAATTAAAAGATTTTCATAAAGCTTTATCTTATAACTTGTTAAAATTTGCGGAACATTCTAGAAAATACTTAGATGGAGAATTAGATGGAATACAAAAGGGCAAAACCGTTTACGCTGGCGGAGATGATTTTCTAGGTTTTATAAATCTAAAATACTTATTTGAGGTTTTAGAATATTTTAGAAAAGCATTTGATGATTTAGTAAATTGTTCACTAGTTTGCTATAAAAAAGAAAACAAAAATTTAACCTTCTCAGCAGGAATAGTCATAGCTCATTATAAAGACCCATTAAGTCTTGTTTTAGATTGGGTTAATAAATTAGAAGAAGAAGCAAAAAGTTTAGACGAAAAAAACGCTTTTGGAATAGCTGTTTTAAAGCGTTCAGGAGAGATAAGAAAAGCTATATATAAATGGGATAAGCTTGAATATATACAAAATATCTATAGAAGCATAGTTGAAAGAGAAGAATTCAATAGTTCATTTATAACAAAATTAGAGGAGAGTTTTAAGAAAATTTTTATTGATTTTTATTTATATGAAGAAGAAAATTTAGAAAAAATAAAAGAAGAAATAGAATTAGAGGAAAAGCAAAATTTTATTCTTGTAGAAAGTAAACGAGTTTTGGGAAAAAGCTCAAATATTTCTGACAAAAAAGAAAGAAAAAAGGCAATAAATTCAATGAATGATCAATTAAACCAACTAATAGATTATGAAAATTATGATCTTCAAAACTTTTTTGGAATTTTAAACATAATTAAGTTTCTAGAAAGGGAGATTTCAGTATGA
- the cmr1 gene encoding type III-B CRISPR module RAMP protein Cmr1 — MGKITFECEIITPMFMYGGDGKTLELRPSEFKGMLRFWWRALHPELSVEELKEKENEIFGSTERKSSFRIKTKIIKELKGNNLSLRNHNTKGINYLFYSMFLGDNKNKEYFKPGTKFKLTFIFRKEKHIKDILAVFWLLTYLGALGSRSRRGAGSFRITGIQDSQNLISKANLNFLVNEEREFQDNLRKLLPKRQDEKSYINLGNFQLFIHRNSFSSWKEALDDVGKSLQNFRNKREPDYSTVKNFILNGGIGEVKRPAFGLPLMYRYKSLSGKSATLEGSNKERQRSGSPLFIKILQFNNYFKPLLIFFEKELLPKGEKVKISSKNQPKSKFLNVPDLSIVNEFLNQLISENKIEGVNLNDS, encoded by the coding sequence ATGGGAAAAATTACATTTGAATGTGAAATTATAACTCCTATGTTTATGTACGGTGGAGATGGGAAAACTTTAGAACTTAGACCTTCGGAATTTAAAGGGATGCTTCGCTTCTGGTGGAGAGCTTTACATCCGGAGTTATCAGTTGAGGAATTAAAAGAAAAGGAAAATGAAATTTTTGGAAGCACAGAAAGAAAGAGTAGCTTTAGGATCAAAACAAAAATTATTAAGGAGCTAAAGGGTAATAACCTAAGTTTACGAAACCATAACACAAAAGGAATTAACTATCTTTTTTATTCCATGTTTTTAGGAGATAACAAAAACAAAGAATATTTCAAACCAGGAACAAAATTCAAGTTAACTTTTATATTTCGAAAAGAAAAGCATATTAAAGATATTTTAGCTGTATTTTGGCTTTTAACTTATTTAGGAGCACTGGGAAGCAGAAGTAGAAGAGGTGCAGGAAGTTTTAGAATAACAGGTATACAAGATAGTCAAAATTTAATCTCAAAGGCGAATTTAAATTTTCTCGTTAATGAAGAAAGAGAATTTCAAGATAACTTGAGAAAACTTCTACCTAAAAGACAAGATGAAAAAAGCTATATAAATTTAGGAAATTTCCAATTGTTTATTCATAGAAATTCCTTTTCCTCTTGGAAAGAAGCTTTGGACGATGTAGGGAAAAGTCTTCAAAATTTCAGGAACAAAAGAGAACCTGATTATTCAACTGTAAAAAATTTCATACTTAATGGGGGAATTGGTGAAGTCAAAAGACCTGCTTTTGGACTTCCTTTAATGTATAGATATAAAAGTTTAAGCGGTAAATCAGCAACATTAGAAGGTTCCAACAAGGAAAGACAAAGAAGTGGATCTCCATTATTTATAAAAATATTACAATTTAATAATTACTTTAAACCACTTCTCATCTTCTTTGAAAAAGAATTATTACCTAAAGGAGAAAAAGTAAAAATTTCAAGTAAAAATCAACCAAAAAGTAAATTTTTAAATGTTCCTGATTTATCTATAGTGAATGAGTTCTTAAATCAATTAATAAGTGAGAATAAGATAGAAGGGGTTAACTTAAATGACAGCTAA